From the Brassica napus cultivar Da-Ae chromosome A8, Da-Ae, whole genome shotgun sequence genome, one window contains:
- the LOC106360648 gene encoding protein GET1, with translation MEGENLIKDRGFVAAPLTFFVVVIFQLLSKRLDQLKKKGSKNTREAELRSEIKQLLREATGLSQPATFAQAAKLRRSAAAKEKELAQYLEQQNKEINLSYDMYGKVLLASKVLVYVILVLWFWRTPIAIIAKQLVQPFGNLLSWGTGGHLTGHVMVGIIPWLILSTRVSKYVCRFVEF, from the exons ATGGAAGGAGAGAATTTGATTAAAGATCGCGGCTTTGTGGCCGCTCCTCTGACGTTCTTCGTCGTCGTCATCTTCCAGTTGCTATCAAAGAGGCTAGACCAGTTGAAGAAG AAAGGGTCGAAGAACACGAGGGAGGCAGAGCTTAGATCTGAGATTAAGCAGCTTTTGAGAGAGGCCACTGGATTGTCTCA GCCTGCCACGTTTGCTCAAGCGGCTAAACTTAGGAGGTCTGCAGCTGCTAAAGAGAAAGAACTTGCACAAT ATTTGGAGCAGCAGAATAAAGAAATTAATCTGTCATACGATATGTATGGAAAGGTTCTGCTTGCTTCAAAG GTTTTGGTATATGTAATCTTGGTACTTTGGTTCTGGAGGACTCCAATTGCCATTATTGCTAAGCAGCTTGTTCAACCCTTTG GGAATTTGCTATCTTGGGGGACAGGAGGTCACTTGACAGGCCATGTGATG GTTGGGATCATACCGTGGCTGATACTCTCAACCAGAGTGAGCAAATATGTGTGTAGGTTCGTGGAGTTCTAA
- the LOC111200039 gene encoding uncharacterized protein LOC111200039, giving the protein MDSTSSHGNLVEEREELMVLPSENNTRPIIKKSHLLKPHVTTTLDGSEPSPGVKSSPLSVSFSGWRLPNQKFKSWFRKMSALHKPIWIQSGIFQAIKASTHKIRRNPSLILSLSQKWNPETKTFVFPWGEATITLEDVTLLLGFSLLGSSVYTPLESSEIKESVLKLEKRRKESGKQVSWISSFEDDQMEHEAFLAFWLSNFVFPEKQGCSVSKHVFSVAVRLARGERIALAPAVLASYPPPNDHRYVFILIN; this is encoded by the coding sequence atggATTCAACATCCAGTCATGGAAACCTCGTTGAAGAGAGGGAAGAGCTCATGGTGCTTCCCAGTGAGAACAACACTCGACCCATCATTAAAAAATCCCATCTTTTAAAACCCCATGTAACCACCACCCTTGATGGGTCTGAACCTTCTCCAGGCGTAAAGTCGTCACCTTTATCCGTTTCCTTCTCTGGGTGGAGGCTCCCGAACCAAAAGTTCAAGTCTTGGTTTCGAAAAATGTCAGCTTTACACAAACCCATCTGGATACAATCCGGAATCTTCCAAGCAATCAAAGCATCCACTCACAAAATCCGCAGAAACCCGTCTCTCATCCTCTCCCTATCTCAGAAATGGAACCCTGAAACCAAAACCTTCGTGTTCCCTTGGGGGGAAGCAACGATAACCCTCGAGGACGTGACTCTCCTTCTGGGCTTCTCCCTTCTGGGTTCCTCTGTATACACTCCCCTCGAAAGCTCAGAGATTAAAGAGTCAGTTTTGaagctagagaaacggagaaaggAGAGCGGGAAGCAGGTTTCATGGATCTCGAGcttcgaagacgatcagatggAGCACGAGGCTTTCCTTGCGTTTTGGCTTTCCAACTTTGTGTTTCCTGAGAAACAAGGCTGTTCGGTTTCGAAACATGTGTTCTCCGTCGCTGTTCGTTTGGCTAGAGGTGAAAGGATCGCTCTTGCGCCTGCTGTTCTCGCCAGTTATCCACCGCCTAATGATCATCGATATGTCTTCATTTTGATTAATTAG